The Streptomyces sp. cg36 genomic interval GTTCGGGGCGGGCGGCGTGGGCCTGGCCACCCTCCAGGCCGCCCGGATCGCGGGCGCCGGGCAGATCGTGGCGGTCGACGTCTCCCCGGCGAAGGAGGAGCTGGCGCGCCGGGCGGGCGCCACCGACTTCGTGGTGGCCTCCGACACCACGGCCAAGGACATCCGGAAGCTGACCGGCGGCCACGGCACCGACGTGGCGGTGGAGTGCGTGGGGCGCGCGGTCACCATCCGCACGGCCTGGGAGTCCACCCGGCGCGGTGGCCGCACCACGGTCGTCGGCATCGGCGGCAAGGACCAGGAGGTCTCCTTCAACGCCCTGGAGATCTTCCACTGGGGCCGTACGTTCTCGGGCTGCGTGTACGGCAACAGCGACCCGGCGCGCGATCTGCCGGTCCTGGCCGAGCACGTCCGCGCGGGCCGCCTGGACCTGGCGGCGATGGTGTCCGGGCGGACCGGGCTCGACGGCATCCCGGCCGCCTTCGCCGACATGGAGGCGGGCAAGGGCGGGCGGGCGCTGGTGGTGTTCTAGGGGCCGGCGCGGAGGCGGGCGCGCCGGTTACCCCGCGTCCCGGCCGGGGGCGGCCGGGCGGCCCCGCCCCGCGGTGCTCAGTGCCGGGCCTCCGCCTCCGGCTGCGGCGCGGGGACGGGGGCGGCGGCCGGAGGGGCAGGAACCTCCGCGCTCCGCCGGGGCCGCGAGCGGGAGACGGCCACGCCCGCCAGGCACAGGGCGCCCCCGGCCAGCGTCAGCCAGTCCGGCACCTCGTCCAGCACCGCCCAGGACATCAGCACCACCAGCGCGGGCACCACATAGGTGGTCGCGCCCATCTTCCCGGCCGTCGTGCGGGCCAGCGCGTACGCCCAGGTGGTGAAGGCGAGCGCGGTCGGGAACACGCCCAGGTAGACCATGTTCAGGGTCGCGCCGACCGGTGCGTCGGCGGCGTCGGAGACCAGCCGACCGGCGAACGGCAGACAGGCCACCGTCCCCACCAGGCAGCCGAAGAAGGTCACTTGGAGCGCGCTGGCCCGGCCGAGCGCGGGCTTCTGCGCCACCACGCCGCCCGCGTAGGTCATCGCCGCCAGCAGACAGAGGACCACCCCGAGCACCGAGGCGCCGCCGTCCCCGGACATCGACAGGCCGACCGCCACCGCGCCCGCGAACGAGACGCCCATGCCGGCCGCCAGCCGCGGCGGCAGCCGCTCGCCCAGGAAGCGGGCGCCGAGCAGGGCGATGAGGATCGGGCCGATGTTCACGATCATCGCGGCCGTGCCCGCGTCGACCTCCCGCTCGCCCCAGTTGAGCACCACCATGTAGACCCCGAACCACAGCAGGCCCGAGGCGGCTATGCCCGGCCAGGCCCCGCGCGGGGGAAGCCCCTCGCGCCGGACCGCGAACAGCACGCCGAGCACGACGGTTCCGGCGGCCAGCCGGCCCAGTGCCAGCGCTCCGGGTGCGTAGGCGGCGCCCGCGCTGCGGATGGACACGAAGGCCGAGGCCCACAGGACCACGGAGACCGCCGCGGCGGCGAGCGCCAGACCTTCCGAACCGCGCGGGGAGCGTGAGGAGTTCGTCATGGGCCCGACGGTACGGCCGAAACCGTTCGGTGCTCACCGCATTATTGCCGGGCCACCGGTTTGCCACTGAGCCCGCGGCTTGTCACTGAGCCCGCAGCCCGCCGAGCCGTCGGCCCGCCGACCCGCAGCCCGCCGGTCGGTCGGCTCGCCGGCCCGCCGCCGCGCGCACCCGCTCAGCGCAGGCTCGCCCCGGCGATGCCGAGCAGCTCGCCCAGTGCCCGCTCGCCCGACGGCGTCACCCGTACCGCCCGCTCGGAGCCGATCCGTACGCACCAGCCCGCCTCCAGCGCGTGCGCGCAGAGCGCGGCGCCCGCCGCCCCGGCCAGATGGGGGCGGCGCTCGGTCCAGTCGAGGCAGGAGCGCACCAGCGGGCGACGGCCCGAGCGCTCCAGCGCGATCCCCACCTCCCCGTACCAGCGCACCCCTTCGCGGGTCAGCGCGAACCCGGCGTCCTGGATAAGCAGGCCGCGCACGGTCATCGCGTCGGTGATCGCGATGCCGAGGCGGCCCGCGAGATGGTCGTAGCAGGTGCGCCCGCGCGCCATCGCGCTGCCCGCCGACGCGGCCCGCAGGGTGCGCGGCGCGGCCGGTGCGGTGCGTGCCGCCAGCTCCTCCACGAGATGGGCGACGCCCGGGTCGGCGAGCCGTACGTAACGGTGGCGGCCCTGGCGCGCCTCGGTCAGCAGGCCGCCCGCGACCAGGCGGCCCAGGTGCTCACTGGCGGTGGAGGGCGCGACCTTGGCGTGCCGCGCCAGTTCGCCCGCCGTCCACGCCCGCCCGTCGAGCAGCGCCAGGCAGAACGTCGCCCGGGTCTCGTCGGCGAGCAGCGCGGCGAAGGCGGCGAGCCCCGATCCCGAGGTGCCCGATCCCGAGGTGCCCGATCCCGAGGTGCCCGATCCCGAGCTGCCGGATCCCGGTGTGGTGGTCATGCCTCCAGGATGCCGCCGTCACCCTTCGGCGGCGGCCGAACCGTGGGCGGCGCCGGTGCGCGCCCGCGCGGGCAGCGCCTCGTACTGCGCGGCCAGCCCGTCGAGCAGGGCGCGCAGACCGGTCTGGAAGGCGCCCTCGTCGATCTCCTGCCGGCGCTCGGCCAGCAGGTGGGCCTGGCCGAGGTGGGGGTAGTCGGCGGGGTCGTACGCCGCCTCGTCGTCCACGAAGCCCCGGGCGAAGGAGCCGAGGGCCGAGCCCATGACGAAGTACCGCATCAGCGCGCCGATCCGGGTGGCCTGCGCGGGCGGCCAACCCGCCTCGGTCATGGCGCCGAACACCGCGTCCGCCAGCCGCAGGCCCGCCGGGCGGCGCCCCGGGCCCTGGGCGAGGACCGGGACGATGTGGGGGTGGCGGGTGAGGACGGCCCGGTAGGCGAGGGCCCAGTCGTGCAGCGCGGTGCGCCAGCCGCGCGGGTCGCCCGGCTCGAACATCGACAGGTCGACCTGGGCGGAGGTGGCGTCGGCGACCGCCTCCAGGATCTCGTCCTTGGTGCGGAAGTGGTTGTAGAGGGAGGGGCCGCTGACCCCGAGCTCGGCGGCCAGGCGGCGGGTCGAGACGGCGGCGAGCCCCTCGGCGTCCACGAGCGCGCTCGCCGCCTCGACGATGCGGTCGGTGCTCAGGAGGGGCTTGCGCGGTCGGGCCATGCGGCACATAGTAGGGCCTGCGCAAGAAAAACTAGCAGTGGTAATTAAGTGGCCGGGGCCCGGCCGCCCGACCGGACCACCTGGGGTGCGAGCGAGATGAACCTGGAGCTGAGCGAGGAGCAGGAGGCCGTGCGGCGGCTCGCCGGGGAGTTCGTGGCCCGCGAGGTGATCCCGTACGCCACCGCCTGGGACCGCGCCGAGAACGTCGACCGCTCGATCGTGAAGAAGCTCGGCGCGCTGGGGTTCCTCGGGCTCACCGTCCCCGAGGAGTACGGCGGCTCCGGCGGTGACCACCTGACGTACTGCCTGGTCACCGAGGAGCTCGGGCGCGGCGACTCGGCGGTGCGCGGGATCGTCTCCGTCTCGCTCGGGCTGGTCGCCAAGACCGTGGCGCACTGGGGCGACGAGGAGCAGAAGCGGACCTGGCTGCCGCGCCTGACCTCCGGCGACGCGCTCGGCTGCTTCGGGCTGACCGAGCCCGGCACCGGCTCCGACGCGGCAAACCTCGCCACCCGGGCCGTCCGCGACGGCGGCGACTACGTCGTCAACGGCTCCAAGATGTTCATCACCAACGGCACCTGGGCGGACGTGGTGCTGCTCTTCGCCCGCACCGACGACACCCCGGGCCACCGGGGCATATCCGCCTTCCTGGTGCCCGCCGACACCCC includes:
- a CDS encoding TetR/AcrR family transcriptional regulator: MARPRKPLLSTDRIVEAASALVDAEGLAAVSTRRLAAELGVSGPSLYNHFRTKDEILEAVADATSAQVDLSMFEPGDPRGWRTALHDWALAYRAVLTRHPHIVPVLAQGPGRRPAGLRLADAVFGAMTEAGWPPAQATRIGALMRYFVMGSALGSFARGFVDDEAAYDPADYPHLGQAHLLAERRQEIDEGAFQTGLRALLDGLAAQYEALPARARTGAAHGSAAAEG
- a CDS encoding ArsR/SmtB family transcription factor — encoded protein: MTTTPGSGSSGSGTSGSGTSGSGTSGSGLAAFAALLADETRATFCLALLDGRAWTAGELARHAKVAPSTASEHLGRLVAGGLLTEARQGRHRYVRLADPGVAHLVEELAARTAPAAPRTLRAASAGSAMARGRTCYDHLAGRLGIAITDAMTVRGLLIQDAGFALTREGVRWYGEVGIALERSGRRPLVRSCLDWTERRPHLAGAAGAALCAHALEAGWCVRIGSERAVRVTPSGERALGELLGIAGASLR
- a CDS encoding DMT family transporter → MTNSSRSPRGSEGLALAAAAVSVVLWASAFVSIRSAGAAYAPGALALGRLAAGTVVLGVLFAVRREGLPPRGAWPGIAASGLLWFGVYMVVLNWGEREVDAGTAAMIVNIGPILIALLGARFLGERLPPRLAAGMGVSFAGAVAVGLSMSGDGGASVLGVVLCLLAAMTYAGGVVAQKPALGRASALQVTFFGCLVGTVACLPFAGRLVSDAADAPVGATLNMVYLGVFPTALAFTTWAYALARTTAGKMGATTYVVPALVVLMSWAVLDEVPDWLTLAGGALCLAGVAVSRSRPRRSAEVPAPPAAAPVPAPQPEAEARH